A genomic window from Schistocerca serialis cubense isolate TAMUIC-IGC-003099 chromosome 4, iqSchSeri2.2, whole genome shotgun sequence includes:
- the LOC126473856 gene encoding nucleoplasmin-like protein isoform X2, translated as MSEEYFWGLTLKGGDEKTSVSQWDPDGDVEEATKPGFRSNQSLIVKQAVLGAEAKEGEVNVVQVEALGCRQSIKVPVCVLKAGSIQQVLLDLTFPDAPVTFSLVQGNGPVHLIGNHAIGGPVDEEIDDEMDEEELGEEEEGEDGETAEMYDDEDENLRKKAKNDAGKPKKEMLKKKK; from the exons ATGTCTGAAGAATATTTCTGGG GATTGACATTGAAGGGTGGAGATGAGAAGACATCAGTGTCTCAGTGGGATCCTGATGGTGATGTTGAAGAGGCAACCAAACCAGGATTCCGCAGTAACCAGTCACTTATAGTGAAACAG GCTGTACTTGGAGCTGAAGCCAAGGAGGGTGAAGTTAATGTTGTACAGGTGGAAGCTTTGGGATGCCGCCAGAGCATAAAAGTGCCAGTTTGTGTCTTAAAGGCTGGCTCTATACAACAGGTTCTTCTTGATTTGACATTCCCAGATGCTCCTGTAACATTCAGCTTAGTACAAGGCAATGGACCTGTTCATCTAATAGGAAATCATGCTATAG GTGGACCTgtggatgaagagattgatgatgaaatggatgaagaagaattaggtgaggaggaggaaggagaagatggagaaaCTGCT gaaatgtatgatgatgaagatgaaaactTAAGGAAGAAAGCAAAAAATGATGCTGGTAAACCTAAGAAGGAAAtgttgaagaagaagaaataa
- the LOC126473856 gene encoding nucleoplasmin-like protein isoform X1, producing MSEEYFWGLTLKGGDEKTSVSQWDPDGDVEEATKPGFRSNQSLIVKQAVLGAEAKEGEVNVVQVEALGCRQSIKVPVCVLKAGSIQQVLLDLTFPDAPVTFSLVQGNGPVHLIGNHAIGGPVDEEIDDEMDEEELGEEEEGEDGETAVEPRKRKLTPNQNKVNNKKAKLDEEPEEMYDDEDENLRKKAKNDAGKPKKEMLKKKK from the exons ATGTCTGAAGAATATTTCTGGG GATTGACATTGAAGGGTGGAGATGAGAAGACATCAGTGTCTCAGTGGGATCCTGATGGTGATGTTGAAGAGGCAACCAAACCAGGATTCCGCAGTAACCAGTCACTTATAGTGAAACAG GCTGTACTTGGAGCTGAAGCCAAGGAGGGTGAAGTTAATGTTGTACAGGTGGAAGCTTTGGGATGCCGCCAGAGCATAAAAGTGCCAGTTTGTGTCTTAAAGGCTGGCTCTATACAACAGGTTCTTCTTGATTTGACATTCCCAGATGCTCCTGTAACATTCAGCTTAGTACAAGGCAATGGACCTGTTCATCTAATAGGAAATCATGCTATAG GTGGACCTgtggatgaagagattgatgatgaaatggatgaagaagaattaggtgaggaggaggaaggagaagatggagaaaCTGCT GTTGAGCCAAGGAAGAGAAAGCTGACCCCGAACCAAAACAAGGTTAACAACAAGAAGGCTAAGCTTGATGAGGAGCCAGAG gaaatgtatgatgatgaagatgaaaactTAAGGAAGAAAGCAAAAAATGATGCTGGTAAACCTAAGAAGGAAAtgttgaagaagaagaaataa